The following proteins are encoded in a genomic region of Saccharopolyspora antimicrobica:
- a CDS encoding S1 family peptidase: MTRGRTGTAVRRLVITGAVAALTGVYPATAGAAEEPQARVLGGTAATIDEAPWLVALTDAQGRQFCGGTLLTPIKVVTAAHCMQEPLTGGQRDPQRLRAIAGRTDLSTTDGTVAEVERVWVHPGFRGYTSGDDVAVLTLRRPLRQPQLEVVEQGETEPYRPGTVGRVYGWGKTSESGPPSTTLRAVDVPVTTDEACRAAYPNYDPRSMFCAGVPEGGRDACAGDSGGPIVADNRLIGVVSYGTGCGRPNTPGVYTRLSNYIDELAEQL, from the coding sequence GTGACGCGTGGCAGGACCGGGACCGCAGTGCGACGGCTCGTGATCACCGGTGCGGTGGCGGCGCTGACCGGGGTGTACCCGGCGACGGCGGGCGCGGCGGAAGAACCGCAGGCGCGCGTGCTCGGCGGTACCGCGGCCACCATCGACGAGGCCCCGTGGCTGGTCGCCCTGACCGACGCCCAGGGCCGCCAGTTCTGCGGCGGAACCCTGCTGACCCCGATCAAGGTGGTCACGGCGGCGCACTGCATGCAGGAGCCGCTCACCGGCGGCCAGCGCGACCCGCAGCGGCTGCGCGCGATCGCCGGCCGCACCGATCTGAGCACTACCGACGGCACGGTCGCCGAGGTCGAGCGGGTCTGGGTGCACCCCGGCTTCCGCGGCTACACCAGCGGCGACGACGTGGCGGTCCTGACGCTGCGCCGGCCGCTGCGCCAGCCGCAGCTGGAGGTGGTCGAGCAGGGCGAGACCGAGCCCTACCGGCCCGGCACGGTCGGCCGCGTCTACGGCTGGGGCAAGACCAGCGAATCGGGCCCGCCGTCGACGACCCTGCGCGCGGTGGACGTCCCGGTCACGACCGACGAGGCCTGCCGCGCCGCCTACCCGAACTACGACCCGCGGAGCATGTTCTGCGCCGGAGTGCCCGAAGGCGGCCGCGATGCGTGCGCCGGGGATTCGGGCGGCCCGATCGTGGCGGACAACCGCCTGATCGGGGTGGTCTCCTACGGCACGGGTTGCGGCCGTCCGAACACACCGGGCGTCTACACCCGCCTTTCCAACTACATCGACGAGCTGGCGGAACAGCTCTGA
- a CDS encoding LysE family translocator — MLVDLTPLPAFLVASVVVVLTPGVDVFLLLRTSLNRGRRAGMLALAGIHTASILQVALVISGLGALVTKHPAVLSALKWIGAAYLVYLAVSILRGLWLTRKKSVEGTLSGPPVDNSNPYLRGLFSNLTNPKMLLFSLAFLPQFVGSAAQPALQLVMLGVVFLVLALIWEASMVLGAAKIADRLQNPRVAKSLDVVSAAAFLTISVGLVAG, encoded by the coding sequence GTGCTCGTGGACCTGACCCCGTTGCCCGCCTTCCTGGTGGCCAGCGTGGTGGTCGTGCTGACCCCCGGCGTCGACGTCTTCCTGCTGCTGCGGACCTCGCTCAACCGCGGTCGCCGGGCGGGAATGCTCGCGCTGGCCGGGATCCACACCGCGAGCATCCTGCAGGTGGCGCTGGTGATCTCCGGGCTCGGCGCCCTGGTCACCAAGCACCCCGCCGTGCTGTCCGCGCTGAAGTGGATCGGTGCCGCCTACCTGGTCTACCTGGCCGTGTCGATCCTGCGCGGGCTGTGGCTGACCAGGAAGAAGAGCGTCGAGGGCACGCTCAGCGGGCCGCCGGTGGACAACTCCAACCCCTACCTGCGCGGCCTGTTCAGCAACCTCACCAACCCGAAGATGCTGCTGTTCAGCCTGGCGTTCCTGCCGCAGTTCGTGGGCTCCGCCGCGCAACCCGCGCTGCAGCTGGTGATGCTCGGCGTGGTGTTCCTGGTGCTGGCCCTGATCTGGGAGGCCTCGATGGTGCTCGGCGCCGCGAAGATCGCCGACCGGCTACAGAACCCCCGAGTCGCGAAGTCGCTGGATGTGGTCAGCGCGGCGGCGTTCCTGACCATCTCGGTCGGGCTCGTCGCCGGCTGA
- a CDS encoding MFS transporter: MQNKWLPAAFLMTAAGWGANQFSPLLGAYQRDLGLSANATTGLLALYVVGLLPGLLLGGPLADRRGRRPVVLVAVAVNAVATVALMLGVDVPVWLAVGRLLTGLSTGAVLAAGSAWVRELSHPPFGTAVEDGAGARRAGVMLSMGFSISGLVSALIAQWGPYPLVIAYLPHLLLSVAGVVLALSCPETRSAGSDSGARGGGVRDPRFRRLVLPVAPWVFVGPTVAFGTLPGLVTSDLPGFETVYAGVTALITPGLGAVVQPIARRVAQRGERVPAVVGLVVLAAGLALAAVSVVWVLPWWALVACLLMGTGYGFSVTFCLTVVGRIAGPAGLARLTAVFWCIAYLGFCTPFAISLLAPVASAPLLLLVLVGLALITTVAVSAGDEPDRDGQERRRADHIQRLRDSGVL, from the coding sequence GTGCAGAACAAGTGGTTGCCCGCAGCGTTCCTGATGACCGCGGCGGGCTGGGGTGCGAATCAGTTCTCGCCGTTGCTGGGCGCCTACCAGCGCGACCTGGGACTGTCCGCCAACGCGACGACGGGCCTGCTCGCGCTCTACGTGGTCGGGCTGCTGCCGGGTCTGCTGCTCGGCGGCCCACTGGCCGACCGCCGGGGCCGGCGCCCGGTCGTCCTCGTCGCGGTCGCGGTCAACGCCGTGGCGACGGTTGCGCTCATGCTCGGCGTGGACGTGCCGGTCTGGCTGGCGGTGGGGCGGTTGCTGACCGGCCTGAGCACGGGCGCGGTGCTGGCCGCGGGCAGTGCGTGGGTCCGGGAGCTGTCGCATCCGCCGTTCGGGACGGCGGTCGAGGACGGGGCCGGTGCTCGCCGGGCCGGGGTGATGCTCTCGATGGGCTTCAGCATCAGCGGCCTGGTTTCCGCACTGATCGCGCAGTGGGGGCCGTATCCGCTGGTCATCGCCTATCTGCCGCACCTACTGCTGTCCGTGGCCGGTGTGGTCCTGGCGCTGTCCTGCCCGGAGACGCGTTCGGCCGGGAGTGATTCCGGAGCACGCGGCGGCGGGGTCCGGGATCCGCGGTTCCGGCGTCTCGTGCTGCCCGTCGCGCCGTGGGTGTTCGTCGGGCCGACGGTCGCGTTCGGGACGCTGCCCGGCCTGGTGACCAGCGACCTGCCCGGTTTCGAGACCGTCTACGCCGGTGTCACCGCGCTGATCACGCCGGGGCTCGGGGCGGTCGTGCAGCCGATCGCGCGCCGGGTCGCCCAGCGCGGCGAGCGCGTTCCGGCCGTCGTCGGGCTCGTGGTGCTCGCGGCCGGGCTCGCGCTGGCGGCGGTTTCGGTGGTGTGGGTGCTGCCCTGGTGGGCGCTGGTGGCCTGCCTGCTGATGGGCACCGGGTACGGGTTCAGCGTGACCTTCTGCCTGACCGTGGTGGGCCGGATCGCCGGGCCTGCCGGGCTGGCCCGGCTCACCGCCGTGTTCTGGTGCATCGCCTACCTCGGCTTCTGCACGCCGTTCGCGATCAGCCTGCTGGCTCCGGTGGCCTCGGCGCCGCTGCTGCTGCTCGTGCTGGTCGGCCTCGCGCTGATCACCACCGTCGCGGTGTCAGCCGGCGACGAGCCCGACCGAGATGGTCAGGAACGCCGCCGCGCTGACCACATCCAGCGACTTCGCGACTCGGGGGTTCTGTAG
- a CDS encoding GNAT family N-acetyltransferase — MTLQPLATAVHRAYTADLDAEDFYRMLRLRVDVFVVEQECPYPELDGRDLEETTRHFWIDSADGYVLGYLRLLEDPDGTFRIGRVCTAKSARGLGLGRKLMRAAVAEVQHAPAVLAAQTYAKEFYRSFGFVEDGEEYLEDGIPHVDMRREPRRRA, encoded by the coding sequence ATGACCCTCCAGCCGCTCGCGACCGCCGTCCACCGCGCCTACACCGCGGACCTGGACGCCGAGGACTTCTACCGGATGCTGCGCCTGCGCGTCGACGTGTTCGTCGTCGAGCAGGAGTGTCCGTACCCGGAGCTGGACGGGCGCGATTTGGAGGAGACCACCCGGCACTTCTGGATCGACTCGGCCGACGGATACGTGCTGGGCTACCTGCGGCTGCTGGAAGATCCCGACGGCACGTTCCGGATCGGGCGGGTGTGCACCGCCAAGTCCGCGCGCGGGCTGGGGCTGGGGCGCAAGCTGATGCGCGCCGCCGTCGCCGAGGTGCAGCACGCGCCCGCGGTGCTCGCCGCGCAGACCTACGCCAAGGAGTTCTACCGCTCCTTCGGGTTCGTGGAGGACGGCGAGGAGTACCTCGAGGACGGCATTCCGCACGTCGACATGCGCCGGGAGCCGCGCCGGCGGGCGTGA
- a CDS encoding DUF4291 domain-containing protein, whose protein sequence is MKDQESTGYRAVRARHTATSITVYQAYSAEIADAALAAGTFAPPFKRERMTWIKPSFRWMAYRCGWATKPGQERVLAVEITREGFEWALEHASLSHFEPDTHGTREQWAEQQRTSPVRVQWDPERDLHLRPLGHRSIQIGLGGEAVHHYVDDWIIGIADVTPAMRETAELVAAGDFEAARASLPQEEPYPLPDHIARRLGATG, encoded by the coding sequence GTGAAAGATCAGGAAAGCACCGGGTACCGCGCTGTCCGGGCGCGGCACACGGCGACGTCGATCACGGTCTACCAGGCGTACTCGGCGGAGATCGCCGACGCGGCCCTGGCGGCCGGGACGTTCGCGCCGCCGTTCAAGCGCGAGCGCATGACGTGGATTAAGCCGTCGTTCCGGTGGATGGCCTACCGCTGCGGCTGGGCCACCAAACCGGGCCAGGAGCGCGTGCTCGCGGTCGAGATCACCCGCGAGGGCTTCGAGTGGGCGCTCGAGCACGCCAGCCTGAGCCACTTCGAGCCGGACACCCACGGCACCCGCGAGCAGTGGGCGGAGCAGCAGCGGACGAGCCCGGTACGAGTCCAGTGGGACCCGGAACGGGACCTCCACCTCCGGCCGCTGGGGCACCGCTCCATCCAAATAGGACTCGGCGGCGAAGCGGTGCACCACTACGTTGACGACTGGATCATCGGCATCGCCGACGTGACCCCGGCGATGCGCGAGACGGCGGAGCTGGTGGCGGCGGGCGACTTCGAAGCGGCCCGGGCGAGTCTGCCGCAGGAGGAGCCGTACCCGCTGCCGGACCACATCGCCCGCCGCCTCGGGGCCACCGGATGA